From Veillonella dispar, one genomic window encodes:
- a CDS encoding heavy metal translocating P-type ATPase, which yields MEETLLLKDLNCPNCAAKIEDRIRKMDVVETANFTIATHQLKLTGSWEDREALKRDIQDICDAIEEGVTVADYERKSKAAMDDHGPDQDRGSDAVTIAVIVAGLLFMIYEVLSSFVPSISLPESIETPIYYVAYILLAFPVLRIAGRNILKGQVFDENFLMSIATLGAIAIDALPEAVGVILFYRIGEFFEEKATDRSRTEIMNAVDMRPQEVRVVDTDCGGEIVVMAPEKVEVGWTIEVRPGDLIPLDGTVLEGETRVNTAPVTGEPVPVRAVPGTQLMSGCINESGRITMRVDKVLEESMVTKILDAVENAASSKPKIDRFITRFARVYTPIVVALALAVAIIPSLITGEWHKWIYTALTFLVISCPCALVLSVPLAFFSGIGNASKHGILLKGGRVIEALANVKAVALDKTGTITSGEFKVHSVETVGSHVSSSQLLSMAAAIEAVSTHPIATSIVSEAKDQGLTVEPSDFVQELAGEGMVGMTDGQQVLIGNRRLMERYNVQGYPTEAAEYGTEVLVAEGNTYLGRIIIADEARPDSAEAIANLNGQDIKTVMLTGDAEASANYIAKETGVSAVRAQLLPQDKLSVVQDIRSEYGPTMFVGDGINDAPVLAGADVGGAMGSGADAAIEAADVVFMRPSLTAIAHILDLSKATLRVAWQNVVFAIAVKILIMALGLMGYASMWWAVFGDTGVSILCILNSVRILRRN from the coding sequence ATGGAAGAAACATTATTGTTGAAGGATTTGAACTGTCCGAACTGCGCAGCAAAAATTGAAGATCGCATCCGTAAAATGGATGTTGTAGAGACTGCAAATTTCACAATTGCTACACATCAATTAAAATTAACCGGCTCTTGGGAAGACCGCGAAGCTCTTAAACGTGACATTCAAGACATTTGTGATGCCATCGAAGAGGGCGTAACCGTAGCAGATTATGAACGTAAATCTAAAGCGGCTATGGATGATCATGGTCCTGACCAGGATCGTGGTAGTGATGCTGTAACAATTGCAGTCATCGTAGCAGGCTTGTTATTCATGATTTATGAAGTTTTGTCATCCTTTGTCCCATCCATCAGCTTGCCAGAGAGTATTGAGACTCCAATTTACTATGTTGCGTATATTCTTCTTGCGTTCCCTGTATTGCGTATCGCAGGTCGAAATATCTTAAAAGGCCAAGTGTTCGATGAGAACTTCTTGATGTCTATCGCTACATTGGGCGCTATTGCTATCGATGCATTGCCTGAAGCCGTAGGCGTTATCTTGTTCTACCGTATCGGTGAGTTCTTCGAAGAAAAAGCAACTGATCGTAGTCGTACAGAAATCATGAACGCTGTCGATATGCGTCCTCAAGAGGTGCGGGTTGTAGATACAGACTGCGGTGGTGAAATCGTAGTTATGGCTCCTGAAAAGGTTGAAGTAGGCTGGACTATCGAAGTTCGTCCTGGCGATTTAATTCCTCTAGACGGCACAGTGCTTGAAGGTGAAACACGCGTTAATACAGCACCTGTAACAGGTGAACCTGTACCTGTTCGCGCCGTACCTGGCACTCAACTTATGTCTGGTTGTATCAACGAATCTGGTCGCATTACAATGCGTGTAGATAAGGTTCTTGAAGAATCCATGGTTACTAAAATTCTTGATGCCGTGGAAAATGCAGCATCTTCTAAACCTAAAATCGACCGTTTCATTACGCGTTTTGCTCGCGTATACACACCAATCGTTGTAGCTCTTGCATTGGCTGTTGCTATCATCCCGTCCCTTATTACTGGTGAATGGCATAAATGGATCTACACAGCCTTAACATTCCTCGTTATTTCTTGCCCATGTGCATTGGTGCTTAGCGTGCCACTTGCATTCTTCTCCGGTATCGGCAATGCGTCTAAACACGGTATCTTATTAAAAGGTGGTCGCGTTATCGAGGCGTTGGCTAATGTGAAAGCAGTAGCTCTTGATAAAACTGGTACTATCACATCTGGTGAGTTCAAAGTTCACAGCGTAGAAACTGTAGGCTCTCATGTAAGTTCCAGTCAATTGTTATCCATGGCGGCAGCTATCGAAGCCGTTTCTACACATCCAATCGCAACAAGCATCGTGTCTGAAGCAAAAGATCAAGGCCTTACAGTGGAACCTTCTGATTTCGTTCAAGAGTTAGCTGGTGAAGGTATGGTGGGTATGACTGATGGTCAACAAGTACTTATTGGTAACCGTCGTCTTATGGAACGCTATAATGTTCAAGGCTATCCAACAGAGGCTGCTGAATATGGCACAGAAGTTCTTGTGGCAGAAGGTAATACATACTTAGGTCGTATCATCATCGCCGATGAAGCTCGCCCAGACTCTGCTGAAGCGATTGCTAATCTTAATGGTCAAGATATTAAAACTGTTATGCTTACAGGTGATGCTGAAGCAAGTGCAAATTACATCGCTAAAGAAACTGGCGTAAGTGCTGTACGTGCTCAGTTGTTGCCACAAGATAAATTGTCCGTAGTACAAGATATTCGCTCTGAATATGGTCCAACTATGTTCGTAGGGGATGGCATCAACGATGCTCCGGTACTTGCTGGTGCTGATGTTGGTGGTGCGATGGGTAGCGGTGCTGATGCGGCTATCGAAGCGGCAGACGTTGTATTCATGCGTCCGTCCTTGACTGCTATTGCACATATCCTTGACTTGTCTAAAGCGACATTGCGCGTAGCATGGCAAAACGTAGTGTTCGCTATTGCTGTTAAAATCCTTATCATGGCGCTTGGCCTCATGGGCTATGCATCCATGTGGTGGGCAGTATTTGGTGATACTGGCGTATCCATCCTTTGTATCTTGAACTCTGTTCGTATCTTGCGCCGCAATTAG
- the dnaB gene encoding replicative DNA helicase — protein sequence MDVRIPPHNLDAEKAVLGALLTNGSNSGAVVDTVTSILKSEDFYRDAHRIIYDAILEIVHANKTADFITVGEELDRRKRLDAVGGLAYITSLANESVSYNVEEHAKIISEKAQLRRLIDAGNKIVGMTYAGEDEPTAILNKAEQMVLDVSGQTQSESSFAPIGEVVLSNLDKLNALQQHDGAITGVPTGFKDVDHVFNGLQKSDLILVAARPAMGKTAFTLNIAQNVTMLYDKTVAFFSLEMGKEQLVGRILSSVAGVSSEKLRRANMDPTDWEKVIAAADRMSKSKLFIDDTPGLTVQDMRSKLRRLKVEHGLDLVIVDYIQLMQGRNSGKGSENRQQEVSEISRNLKLIAREFNVPLIALSQLSRSVESRPDKRPVLSDLRESGSLEQDADIVIFLYRDKYYDENSEKGDNAEVLIRKHRNGSVGTVELQFIGELTQFRDVEFRDMGPEQ from the coding sequence ATGGATGTACGCATTCCACCGCATAATTTAGATGCGGAAAAAGCCGTTTTGGGGGCTTTATTAACGAATGGATCCAACTCGGGTGCCGTTGTCGATACGGTAACGAGTATTCTAAAATCTGAAGACTTTTACCGCGATGCGCATCGTATTATTTATGATGCTATCTTAGAAATCGTGCATGCTAACAAGACGGCGGACTTTATCACGGTTGGTGAAGAGCTAGATCGTCGTAAGCGTCTCGATGCGGTAGGCGGTCTTGCATATATTACATCTTTGGCTAATGAATCGGTGTCCTACAATGTAGAGGAACATGCGAAAATCATTAGTGAGAAAGCTCAGTTGCGCCGCCTTATCGATGCAGGGAATAAAATCGTAGGCATGACGTACGCTGGCGAAGATGAGCCAACGGCTATCCTTAACAAGGCGGAACAAATGGTATTGGACGTAAGTGGTCAAACACAGTCCGAATCATCATTTGCTCCTATTGGGGAGGTTGTATTATCTAACTTAGATAAATTAAATGCATTGCAACAGCATGATGGTGCTATTACAGGTGTTCCAACAGGCTTTAAAGATGTGGACCATGTCTTTAATGGTCTACAAAAATCTGACCTCATCCTCGTAGCAGCCCGTCCTGCGATGGGGAAAACGGCTTTCACCTTGAATATTGCTCAAAACGTAACGATGTTGTACGACAAGACGGTAGCGTTCTTCTCCCTAGAAATGGGCAAGGAACAGCTCGTTGGTCGTATTCTATCCTCCGTAGCAGGTGTGAGTTCTGAAAAATTGCGCCGTGCGAACATGGACCCTACTGACTGGGAAAAGGTTATCGCCGCTGCGGACCGCATGAGCAAATCTAAGCTCTTTATTGATGATACGCCGGGCCTTACCGTGCAAGATATGCGCTCTAAATTGCGCCGTCTTAAGGTGGAACATGGTCTCGATCTCGTTATCGTCGACTATATTCAGTTGATGCAAGGCCGCAACTCCGGTAAGGGCAGCGAGAACCGTCAACAAGAGGTATCTGAAATCTCTCGTAACCTCAAATTAATCGCCCGTGAGTTCAATGTGCCTCTCATCGCCTTGTCTCAATTGTCTCGTAGTGTTGAAAGCAGACCTGATAAACGGCCTGTACTGTCTGACCTTCGTGAATCTGGTTCCCTCGAACAAGATGCGGATATCGTTATCTTCTTGTACCGCGATAAATATTACGATGAAAACTCCGAAAAAGGGGACAACGCAGAAGTCCTCATTCGTAAGCACCGTAATGGTTCCGTCGGTACCGTGGAACTCCAATTCATTGGGGAATTAACCCAATTTAGAGACGTGGAATTCCGAGACATGGGGCCGGAACAATAA
- a CDS encoding glycine betaine ABC transporter substrate-binding protein, giving the protein MHEVISLLINRSDFFLQLLWEHIEISLSASIIAIIIGGLLGVLIHEYKRLSGPVMLAVNFLYTIPSISMLGLLLYVSGVGNTTAVIALVIYALLPMVRNTFTGLNQIKSDMREAGIALGLTRLQRLWNIEIPLAMPTIMAGIRTMLVMTIALTGIASFIGAGGLGVAIYRGITTNQSALTIAGSLLIALLAIVVDALFSLGERVTRISPNMKRYTIIFLSTMTLIAMAVGGWSLYCRHVKADVIHIATKPMTEQLILGNVLKELIEHKTNLTVEVTEGVGGGTSNIQPAMRTGQFDIYPEYTGTAWSAVLKRTDAYDESLFNELSQAYKEEYNFEWVGMYGFNNTYGIGVRNELAQTYGLKSYSDLARIAPSLTLGGEYDFFGREDGYAGLQRVYNMRFKATKDMDIGLKYAAISRGDVDVMPIFTTDGQLSVAPITVLQDDKHLYPSYMAGNVVRSEILIAHPELRTVLESLNHTITDQEMAKMNYAVETEHQLPADVAHKFLVERNLI; this is encoded by the coding sequence ATGCATGAAGTAATATCATTATTAATTAATCGCTCAGATTTTTTTCTCCAGTTGTTATGGGAACATATAGAGATTTCCTTATCGGCGTCGATTATCGCTATTATTATAGGGGGACTATTGGGTGTTCTTATACATGAGTACAAGCGGTTATCAGGGCCAGTTATGTTGGCCGTTAATTTTCTGTATACCATCCCTTCCATATCGATGCTAGGTCTCCTATTATATGTGTCGGGGGTTGGCAATACGACGGCTGTTATCGCACTAGTCATCTATGCACTACTGCCGATGGTGCGCAATACTTTTACCGGTCTCAATCAGATTAAATCGGATATGCGCGAAGCGGGCATAGCATTAGGCCTTACGAGGCTTCAACGGTTGTGGAATATAGAGATTCCTTTGGCGATGCCCACGATTATGGCAGGTATACGGACTATGCTCGTTATGACCATTGCCTTGACAGGGATAGCGTCCTTTATTGGCGCAGGTGGTCTAGGCGTAGCGATTTATCGAGGAATCACTACGAATCAAAGTGCACTGACTATTGCAGGCAGCTTGTTGATTGCACTCTTAGCGATTGTCGTGGATGCGCTCTTCTCTCTTGGTGAAAGGGTGACGCGCATTAGTCCTAACATGAAACGGTATACGATTATATTCCTTTCTACCATGACCTTAATTGCAATGGCTGTTGGTGGTTGGTCTCTCTATTGTCGTCATGTGAAAGCTGATGTTATCCATATTGCGACAAAGCCTATGACAGAGCAGCTCATTTTAGGTAATGTGTTAAAAGAATTAATCGAGCATAAGACCAATCTCACTGTAGAGGTTACAGAAGGAGTAGGTGGTGGTACGTCCAATATTCAGCCGGCTATGCGTACAGGTCAGTTTGATATATATCCTGAATATACGGGGACCGCATGGTCTGCTGTATTGAAACGCACTGATGCTTATGATGAAAGTCTATTTAATGAGCTTTCACAAGCATACAAAGAGGAATACAATTTCGAATGGGTCGGTATGTACGGATTTAATAATACCTATGGCATCGGGGTGCGTAATGAACTGGCGCAGACCTATGGGCTAAAAAGCTATTCTGATCTTGCTCGCATAGCACCATCTTTAACATTAGGCGGTGAATATGATTTCTTTGGTCGTGAAGATGGCTATGCAGGGTTACAACGCGTATATAACATGAGATTTAAAGCGACTAAAGATATGGATATCGGTCTTAAGTATGCGGCTATTAGTCGTGGTGATGTAGATGTAATGCCTATATTTACTACAGATGGTCAGCTCAGTGTGGCGCCGATTACGGTGTTACAAGATGATAAGCATCTATATCCATCCTACATGGCTGGCAATGTGGTGCGTAGTGAAATATTAATCGCACATCCTGAATTGCGGACTGTATTAGAAAGTTTGAATCATACAATTACAGATCAAGAGATGGCAAAGATGAATTACGCCGTTGAAACAGAGCATCAGTTACCAGCTGATGTAGCACATAAATTCCTGGTAGAACGAAATTTGATATAA
- a CDS encoding DUF3969 family protein → MMNLTISGKQNIEFYLLMVGLGAAEAYKYKHISLGVFESLHYDLSMIVLIDEYQLSKDLREIVFQGMGMEDIVDAAEWFEDFDWESHLRDAIDYLELDCISRLMEPSYHTCINDFTLFDVPNTDSVEHLYISFVSHYSFEQIMMIFMLGYTVFLIELGEYCTDAFDSFKRNYLTNLRAINRGESEVLSEALELFDSCDNGNDFLSNKRQQLWLRKISIDLRGHFFRLKESSMRYRSEKGLVYYRRPKETILN, encoded by the coding sequence ATGATGAATTTAACTATTAGTGGAAAACAAAATATTGAATTTTATTTGTTGATGGTTGGATTAGGTGCTGCAGAGGCTTATAAATATAAGCATATTAGTCTGGGTGTATTTGAGAGCCTGCATTATGATTTGTCCATGATAGTTTTAATTGATGAATACCAGTTGTCAAAGGACTTAAGGGAGATTGTTTTCCAAGGTATGGGCATGGAAGATATTGTTGATGCAGCAGAGTGGTTTGAAGACTTTGATTGGGAAAGTCATTTGCGTGATGCGATAGATTACTTGGAACTGGATTGTATATCTAGATTAATGGAGCCCTCATATCATACTTGTATTAATGATTTCACCTTGTTTGATGTACCTAATACTGATAGCGTTGAGCATCTCTATATTTCTTTTGTATCTCATTATAGTTTTGAGCAAATCATGATGATTTTTATGCTAGGGTATACAGTATTTTTGATTGAGTTAGGTGAGTATTGCACTGATGCCTTTGATAGTTTTAAACGTAACTACCTTACTAATCTTCGAGCCATAAACCGTGGCGAGTCCGAGGTTTTAAGTGAAGCTCTTGAATTATTTGACTCTTGTGATAATGGGAACGATTTTTTGAGCAATAAACGACAACAATTGTGGTTAAGAAAGATTTCCATAGATCTTAGAGGTCACTTTTTTAGACTTAAAGAGTCTAGCATGAGGTATCGTAGTGAGAAGGGATTAGTTTATTATAGAAGGCCTAAAGAAACCATATTGAATTAA
- a CDS encoding DNA repair protein yields the protein MGSADTDRMYMCIDLKSFYASVECADLGLDPFTTPLVVADGSRGKGAITLAISPALKKLGVKNRSRLFEIPPHIEYLTVKPHMKRYMQVSAEIYGVLLKYVAPEDVHVYSIDEYFIDITPYLPLYKKTPRELAQMLLDAVLEATKIYATVGIGTNLFLAKIALDILAKHAPDFIGYLDESLFKEKIWYHQPLTDIWQIGKGIANRLHKYGAYDLHGITMVPEAKLYKEFGVNAELIIDHAWGREPCTIADIHAYRPIKHSISHSQILLRNYTYEEAYVPMREMVESLVLELLQIKGVTNHIHVHIGYADDMVRSTGGSKKLKQYTDSLQALTTAVIKLYEQHCHKNELIRRIGVSFEDLVNRSAIPQEVDLFSSLATEEEEKERQVHEAMLSIKEQFGKNSILRASSLQDEGTMRFRNTLVGGHNGE from the coding sequence ATGGGTTCAGCTGATACGGATCGAATGTATATGTGCATTGATTTGAAGAGTTTTTACGCGTCTGTGGAGTGCGCCGATTTGGGGCTGGATCCGTTTACGACGCCTTTGGTGGTGGCTGATGGGTCTCGTGGCAAAGGGGCTATTACATTGGCTATTTCACCGGCCTTAAAAAAGTTAGGCGTTAAGAATCGCAGTCGTCTTTTTGAGATTCCTCCGCACATTGAGTATTTGACGGTGAAGCCGCATATGAAGCGGTATATGCAGGTGTCTGCTGAGATTTATGGGGTTTTGCTCAAGTATGTGGCGCCTGAGGATGTGCATGTGTACTCTATCGACGAGTATTTTATTGATATTACGCCTTACTTACCGCTCTACAAGAAAACGCCTCGAGAGCTAGCGCAGATGCTACTTGATGCGGTGTTAGAGGCGACCAAGATTTATGCCACCGTTGGGATTGGCACAAACTTGTTCCTTGCCAAGATTGCTCTCGATATCCTGGCAAAACATGCGCCTGATTTTATAGGATATCTTGATGAAAGCCTCTTTAAAGAGAAAATTTGGTATCATCAGCCATTAACTGACATTTGGCAGATCGGTAAAGGCATAGCTAACCGCTTACATAAATATGGTGCTTATGATTTGCATGGTATCACCATGGTGCCGGAGGCTAAGTTGTATAAGGAGTTTGGCGTTAATGCAGAGCTCATTATCGACCATGCTTGGGGTCGTGAGCCGTGTACGATTGCAGATATCCATGCGTATCGTCCTATCAAGCATTCTATCTCGCATAGTCAGATTTTGTTGCGTAACTACACTTACGAAGAGGCATACGTGCCTATGCGAGAAATGGTGGAGTCCTTGGTGTTAGAGCTTTTACAAATCAAAGGGGTTACGAACCATATTCACGTTCATATCGGCTATGCAGATGATATGGTGCGCTCCACAGGGGGTTCTAAAAAGCTTAAACAGTACACTGATTCATTGCAAGCATTAACGACGGCAGTAATTAAATTATATGAACAACATTGCCATAAAAATGAACTTATACGGCGTATAGGCGTAAGCTTTGAGGATTTAGTCAATCGCTCTGCTATACCTCAAGAGGTAGATTTATTTAGCTCTCTTGCGACGGAGGAAGAGGAAAAGGAGCGGCAAGTACATGAGGCGATGTTATCTATCAAGGAGCAGTTCGGTAAAAACTCTATTTTACGTGCCTCTAGCTTGCAAGATGAAGGGACAATGCGCTTTAGAAATACCTTGGTAGGTGGTCATAATGGAGAATAA
- a CDS encoding magnesium transporter CorA family protein translates to MITVYKHIEEELVSDSTVSDATKGSWVNLVNPDPDELSLINILTEIPTDVLKTALDMEERSHVELEDNYIFIVINIPVIRGNDMYDTVPLGIFLTPDFFITVCLEESEVLYPFISNQISTFYTYKKTRFLFQILYRTATMFLRYLQQINRRTDDIEVQLRHTTKNKDFFQLLELQKSMTYFTSALRTNGTVMERLLRLRGHSSYKHLLKMYEEDEDLLEDVIIENKQAIEMVEMYSNILMNMMNAFTSIISNNLNLVMKMLATLTIAMAVPTIVFSLWGTNVPLPFQDDPEGFYEVIGVALVFSIIAIIGMWKKDLF, encoded by the coding sequence ATGATTACGGTGTATAAACATATAGAAGAAGAGTTAGTTTCCGATAGCACTGTATCAGATGCCACAAAAGGTTCTTGGGTAAATTTGGTGAACCCAGACCCCGATGAGTTATCCCTTATCAATATTTTGACGGAAATCCCAACGGACGTTTTAAAGACCGCTCTCGATATGGAAGAACGTTCTCACGTGGAGTTAGAGGATAACTACATCTTTATCGTTATCAATATTCCGGTTATCCGCGGTAACGATATGTATGATACAGTGCCGCTGGGTATCTTCTTGACGCCAGACTTCTTTATTACGGTCTGCCTCGAAGAATCTGAAGTATTGTATCCGTTCATTTCTAATCAGATTTCTACGTTCTATACATACAAAAAGACACGTTTCTTGTTCCAAATCTTGTATCGCACAGCAACTATGTTCTTGCGCTACTTGCAACAAATCAACCGCCGTACTGACGATATTGAAGTCCAATTGCGTCATACTACAAAGAATAAAGACTTCTTCCAATTGTTGGAATTACAGAAATCCATGACATACTTTACATCTGCATTGCGCACGAATGGTACCGTTATGGAACGTCTATTGCGCTTGCGTGGTCATAGTTCCTATAAACATCTTCTCAAGATGTACGAAGAGGATGAGGACTTACTAGAGGACGTTATCATCGAGAATAAACAGGCCATCGAGATGGTTGAAATGTACTCCAATATCTTGATGAACATGATGAACGCCTTCACATCCATTATTTCTAACAACCTTAACTTGGTTATGAAAATGTTGGCGACCCTTACTATTGCTATGGCGGTGCCAACAATCGTATTTAGCTTGTGGGGGACAAACGTGCCATTGCCATTCCAAGATGATCCAGAGGGATTCTATGAGGTTATAGGTGTTGCATTAGTATTCTCTATTATTGCCATTATCGGTATGTGGAAAAAAGATTTATTCTAA
- the rplI gene encoding 50S ribosomal protein L9 — protein sequence MKVVLLEDVKKVGKKGEIVEVSDAYGRNVLIKKGLGLEGTATNVNNAKQKQESIAHNKAVANDEAKILAAQLTKVEVTVKVRMGEEGRVFGSVTAKDISDAAKAQYKVDIDKKKIEIKEPLKTLGVHDVLVRVHPEITSTIKVNVVAE from the coding sequence ATGAAAGTAGTATTGTTGGAAGACGTTAAAAAGGTTGGTAAAAAAGGCGAAATCGTTGAAGTTAGCGATGCATATGGCCGTAATGTATTAATCAAAAAAGGTCTTGGCCTTGAAGGTACAGCAACTAACGTAAATAATGCGAAACAAAAGCAAGAATCCATCGCTCACAATAAAGCTGTTGCCAATGACGAAGCTAAAATCTTGGCAGCTCAATTGACTAAGGTTGAAGTAACTGTAAAAGTTCGCATGGGCGAAGAAGGTCGTGTATTCGGCTCCGTTACTGCAAAAGATATTTCCGATGCAGCTAAAGCGCAATACAAAGTAGATATCGATAAAAAGAAAATCGAAATCAAAGAACCATTGAAAACATTAGGCGTACATGATGTACTCGTTCGTGTTCATCCTGAAATTACAAGTACTATCAAGGTTAACGTAGTAGCTGAATAA
- a CDS encoding MFS transporter — translation MNRLSFSRTQILILVSVWLTFLISFVMRLSWASLMPIVNEALSFTPQMGTAYLSAFYMGYAIMVLPGGILADRIGYRYTILVSLLSMALITALMSTIDNYTYGWVLRFLLGIVSGPVQASCLSAIGDYFGPNQRGAAVGIFMSCTSLGLTTVNLYAPYVATNYGWQNAFLLTAVLPILVFILSYFTVRKPSAEILAQREAEASAASAHIGEKTSLKENLLHVLKNRNICCLAFAGFFATGATWAVAQWSNLYMVKQLGVNAIYAGHVMSAFGLAALIAKPTIGILSDILPIKKNHLVALVMFLFAPALILFASTTNPDMLFITGPILGIGAFMHSALTNALVIQSAAPHLRGTTAGFVNLFNQIGVMLAPMILGSMLTATGSYQSALMTLAIAPVIGAIALFFVRLK, via the coding sequence ATGAATCGACTTAGTTTCTCACGAACTCAGATTTTAATTCTTGTCAGCGTATGGCTAACATTTTTGATTAGTTTTGTTATGCGCCTATCTTGGGCATCCTTGATGCCTATTGTTAATGAAGCGTTGAGTTTCACTCCTCAAATGGGTACGGCTTATTTATCCGCCTTTTATATGGGTTATGCCATCATGGTTTTACCAGGTGGTATCTTAGCGGATCGCATTGGCTACCGTTATACTATTTTAGTGAGCTTGCTTTCTATGGCGCTCATTACGGCATTGATGAGTACCATCGATAATTACACCTATGGTTGGGTGTTGCGCTTCTTATTAGGTATCGTATCTGGTCCGGTACAAGCATCTTGCTTAAGTGCTATTGGGGATTATTTTGGTCCTAATCAACGTGGTGCTGCAGTGGGTATCTTTATGTCCTGTACATCTCTTGGTTTGACCACTGTAAATCTATACGCACCATATGTAGCCACTAATTATGGTTGGCAAAATGCATTCCTTTTAACAGCCGTATTGCCAATCCTTGTTTTCATTCTTAGCTATTTCACGGTTCGTAAACCAAGTGCTGAAATCTTGGCACAACGAGAAGCAGAGGCGAGTGCTGCATCTGCTCATATAGGCGAAAAGACTTCCTTAAAGGAAAATTTGCTACATGTTTTGAAAAATCGCAATATTTGTTGTCTTGCCTTCGCAGGCTTCTTTGCTACAGGTGCTACGTGGGCTGTGGCACAATGGTCAAATTTGTACATGGTTAAACAGCTCGGTGTTAATGCTATCTATGCAGGTCATGTAATGTCCGCCTTTGGTTTAGCAGCCCTTATTGCAAAGCCGACCATCGGTATTTTGTCCGATATCTTACCGATTAAGAAAAACCACTTAGTAGCGCTTGTTATGTTCTTATTCGCACCAGCATTGATCCTCTTTGCAAGCACTACAAATCCAGATATGCTCTTCATAACAGGTCCAATCCTTGGTATCGGTGCTTTCATGCATAGTGCATTGACAAATGCGCTCGTAATTCAATCCGCAGCACCTCATTTACGTGGTACCACAGCAGGATTTGTAAACTTATTTAACCAAATCGGTGTTATGTTGGCACCTATGATTTTAGGGAGCATGTTAACTGCTACAGGTAGCTATCAATCTGCATTGATGACTCTTGCCATCGCTCCTGTTATCGGTGCTATCGCATTGTTCTTTGTACGTCTTAAATAA
- a CDS encoding SGNH/GDSL hydrolase family protein, which yields MEIICFGDSITRGYDVPYGQGWVEICDASIENVHFTNYGEDGCSVQGMIYNIEEWGATAVADPTRHIFLMCGTNDILQGRDSAYVFKTLVKAIELASTKGKVIIGLETQIDSDMDGLDLVVRDVNDRLKAYATEHDLKVIDFYTTLYEADQIGQIVFAGEVHPNARGYRLMAYKALEIFTRL from the coding sequence ATGGAAATTATCTGTTTTGGCGATAGTATTACCCGTGGTTATGATGTGCCTTATGGCCAAGGGTGGGTTGAAATCTGTGATGCATCTATAGAGAATGTACATTTTACAAATTATGGTGAAGATGGATGCTCTGTGCAAGGCATGATTTATAATATTGAAGAATGGGGGGCTACAGCGGTAGCTGATCCAACACGTCACATCTTCTTAATGTGTGGTACCAACGATATTTTACAAGGTCGAGATAGTGCGTATGTGTTCAAGACCTTGGTGAAAGCTATTGAATTAGCGAGCACAAAGGGGAAGGTAATAATTGGTTTGGAAACACAAATCGATAGCGATATGGATGGGTTAGACCTTGTTGTGCGAGATGTAAACGACCGATTAAAAGCCTATGCAACAGAGCATGACTTAAAGGTTATAGACTTCTATACAACTTTATATGAAGCAGATCAAATAGGCCAAATTGTCTTTGCTGGTGAAGTACATCCCAATGCGCGTGGCTATCGTTTGATGGCCTATAAGGCATTAGAGATATTTACAAGACTATAA
- a CDS encoding YolD-like family protein, translating into MKHRMSRLQRAKQFMPFAALKGFEALLSAVARPKESRVELSEDQIEEVNKALQLLRCGDWVRVVYYDKHKYTEIIGPVDVINKRLQILVVQGVEISFRDIKAINLYDMDI; encoded by the coding sequence ATGAAGCATCGTATGTCTCGTTTACAACGGGCAAAACAATTTATGCCCTTTGCGGCATTAAAGGGCTTTGAAGCTTTATTATCAGCTGTAGCACGGCCGAAGGAGAGTCGAGTAGAGCTATCGGAGGATCAAATCGAAGAAGTAAATAAAGCCTTGCAGCTTTTACGCTGTGGAGATTGGGTGCGTGTGGTTTATTATGACAAGCACAAATATACAGAAATCATCGGTCCTGTAGATGTGATTAATAAGCGCTTACAAATACTAGTTGTACAGGGGGTTGAGATTTCATTTAGAGATATTAAGGCTATTAACCTGTATGATATGGATATCTAA